The genomic DNA ATAAGGTCTCCACCACAAAACGCTCTTGAGGCAACAATATATTTATTCCCGACGGAGCCTCTGAAGATTCTAACTTTCTTTTCTGCACCCATTTCCAGCAACAATGGTGTCCCTGCAGAACTCCCCATCAATCCATCGATTCCCCAATTCGTTCCCTCAGGTTCTAATCCTAATTCTTTCTCTtggtttttgttgtttttgggATATGTTGGGTTGTTAAAgttgggaatttttttttttttttttggttggggTTGGAGCAGCTTGCTCCGCAGAAGCATGGAACGGTGCATTGCGGGAGAAGAGGGGCTCCTCCATTGATAGTGAGGGCCGAGCAAGTGAGCTTTTCAGCTTCAACCTCTAATTCCCCAGGTGGGCCTTTGTCACATTGTCTCTTACTTGTGCTTATTCTTAATCAGTGGACTGTGGAAGTGTCTCTCATACTGCTGCGCTGAGGATTGCAAGAACCATCATAACCAACATTTTTTGCTTATGTTGATACAGTTTGAAGGAAATTCTCCGCAATTTTTATTCTATTCTTGTTGTTTTGTGGTCACATGTCGATGAAAAATGTCTTGGATTTAATGGTTTAGCAGGTCTTTTCTGCACATTTGACACTGACAGTGGATCGGTGCACCATTTTCTTTGCTTGTATTGGTTTTTGGATGATTATGCTGTCGCATTCTATATCTTTGAACTAAGATAATGCTGGGACTCAATTTGAACTTTCCCAGTCTTCTATCTTATTTCCGACAGTTTTAATGTTTTGGAGGATGAAGTTCTGAGCACGATAAACAAACCCGTGTTTTCTGAAACTCTTGTAACAACATTGCCTTTTATAAACAGTACTCTTCTGTATCCGATGAAAAAACCGGGCATGGGAATAATGGGGTAACTTGTTCAGCTGGAGCTACACATTTCAATGCTGTTGAGTTGGTTTCTGATTCATTTCTTTCCTGCATTGACAGATAGAACCGGGAGACGCCAAGTGCTTATGATCGGGGTCATTGCCCCCTGCATTTCTCTAATTGGCCCAAGTTCCACATCATGTAAGAATGCCAGTTCTGATGTTCTTCGTCCTCCCTATCTTTTAAAGCTGTCAAACCTTTCTGGGACATAGTATGGTCCCAAATACTTTTCAGAAACAATTGCTTTCTTGTGATGCAGCTGCTCTTTTTGAGTTGTAAGAGTGATAATAATGGCTGTACCCTAAGAAATACCCTCTTGATATGGTTCAGTTGCTGCAGAAAATAAGAAGGGATACATCCCAGTTTCGGACAGAAAGGATGGATACGAGTTCCTTTACCCGTTTGGGTGGCAGGTAAGCTACAACTCCATTTGTTTGCAGACACTCATcgttttttgttattttttcacTGAAAGAAGTGAGAGATTGAAAGCCTGCCTTCATGTTATGAAAACGTTAGCCAAACGAATTCCTTTTGACAAAAAATAAGCTACTGGCACCTTTTCTTCCTAGTTTTCCTCCCCTCTATAGGCAAAATGACTAATAGTTCCTCCCGGTGCCAATAATTCAACTGTTTGTTTTGTCGCAGGAAGTGGTGATTGATGGGCAAGACAAGGTATTTAAAGACGTGATCGAGCCCCTAGAGAGTGTGAGCGTGAATATGATCCCTACCAGCAAACAGGACATCAAAGATTTTGGTCCCCCGCAACAAGTAAGCAGTTTagattattttgatttatttgatgttccttttgcttttttaGTTAAATCGAATGTGTTATTCTCCCGCAGGTTGCTGAAACTTTGATAAAGAAGGTCTTGGCTCCTCCTTCTCAGAAGACAAAGCTCATTGCAGCAACCGAGGTATGATTGCCCCTGTAAAATCTTCGTCTCTCCTGCCCTCGCTATGGCATGATGAGCTTCTCTGTAAATTGTTGGTGTCGTGGTGAAGATTTGGTGATTCTTTCTTGTGTCGAGTACAGCATGATGTGGAGGGGAAGACTTACTATACATTTGAGTTCATTGCTCAGGCTCCGAACTACACCCGGCATGCTCTCAGTACAATCTCTATCGGCAATGGTAAGCGCTTTCATCAGCGGAAAACAGAAGATACAGGGTTAGTTTGGTGATCTTTGGGTCGGATTGTGCTCGTATTTGATTGCGCATTTTGTTGATATGCAATCTGCAGGCAAATTCTACACTCTGACGACAGGTGCCAATGAGAGGAGGTGGGACAAGATGAAAGAGAAGCTACAAACAGTTGTTGATTCCTTCAAAGTCTTCAATGTTTGAGACGGTTTTCTCAGTTTTCCCAACCAAAGTTATTGGGCAAAACCACACGATACCACCTCTTCTTCTCATCGTGTAAAACTCATTTTTTCATTGCAATACCTCCTCCTTGTCGTGGTAAAACTCTTTTTTTCATCACAGAAAAAGATCTGTTCGACTTTGATCAGACTATGCTATGATACATGAAAAGTACATGATCAACCGGTTATCCAAGGACATCGAAGAGATCCCTCGTCTTGATAGTCTATGGACTATGCTTGCTTTCCATGAAGCATGTCATAGATATATAATCGATTCCTTAGCATCTTCTCCCTCCAGAGTTGTATTGTCTTTGAGATTCAAACTCGCCAAGTTGTGCCAAGCTTATAGGGCAGTAAACCAATTTCCAGTTAGCCAGGATGATCACAGACTCAAATCTTACAAGCCTCGAGAAGTTCTTGATTGAGATCACTGTTAAAAGGAAATGCTTTGGATCGGTAAATAGAAGTCGAGAAAAGAACAATGGTGAAGCTACAAAACTTCTGGAATCTAAATGTTGTCTTGTTTAACAGAAACAAACTGTCAAAAATAGTAGTTATGGCATTTAAAACCATTTCAAAAACTCTCAAAGTAAGCTTCGAATCCTACAAGCAAGACAGACCACTTCCCACAAGGAAAGCCAACTAGCAGTATATATAACTTAGATGATCCCAATCTTGTTGGCAACGTCCAATGCATCATAATCCGGTGTCAACCTGACATATGCCTTCTTCGTGCCATCGGGCCTGTATTATCATAGCAAAGAAGATGACATTAGTCTCATTCATGGGACTAACAAATCAACGAACACTGTAGACTTATAATAGGCGCAGTTAACAATTCCTGTGGATCATTTAGTCCTAATTTtcagtttctttttcttgaaagCACAAGGAACAAAATAAGCAGCAAACTACAAATTTATGAAGTGTATTTTCCGAAAACAAATAAAACTTGCTTTGTTTATGcaatttaaagaaaagaaatttaagTACGGAATCCACCAACAAAAATAGGTTAAACTGGTGAGATGTCTTCTGAGACCAAAAATACGAATAACAAATGTTGAAAGAACATTACCTGATCAAAGTGTTGACCTTCTTGGTCTGAATGTCATACATCTTCTTCACTGCATCCTTGATCTTCTTCTTGTCAGCACGAATGTCCACAATGAAGACAAGGGTGTTGTTGTCCTCAATCTTCTTCATTGCAGACTCGGTGGTGAGCGGGTACTTCAGAATTTGGTAATGGTCCAACTTGTTCCTCGGAGGGGCGCTGATACGTGGGTACTTGGGgttcctctccttcttcagGGTCCTCGGGCGGTGAAATGTGACAGATGTCCTGATCTTCTTAGCCTTCTTCTTGAAGGTCGGTGCCCCTGATTTGACTGCCTTCGCAGCCTTCAAGGCCTGAGCCTTCGGGTCTGCCTTTTTGGTAGCATCAGCTGTAgatttaaataacaaaaatcaGAGACGATCAACCCCGAGAACAAAACCTCAACATGTATCTAAAGGCGTTAAAGATATAGTAGATGAATTTAAAAGAgctggaaaaaagaaatcctcCTTATGTTCCTAAATACCCGGAAAACACGAACAACTCAAACTGCAACACCATTCAATAGCTAGTGTCGAGCAAAAGCAGATACCACCAACCATGCTCAACAGTACACGAATCCCTGGGCATTCCAGGAAATGGTAACAGGAGTTAATGAGCTCTCCCAATCATTAGGAGTCAACAATTACATCACACAGTGATGTGAACATAATCCTCATGAAAATTATGCTTCCTCCAACATCTAAGTGTCGAATAGCCTCCAATCTCCTCACCAGATAAAAGTGCCACTGACATTTCACTTAGCAACCCACTAAAAAGGTTTGGGTTTCAGCTCTGCCGAATTGGAGGACTAGGCACTATGCTATTCCAGCAAAACCTTGATAGGCAAAACATCTCTTTGTCAAGGAGCATAAACCGAGACTAAAGACGAATTAAACACGAACCACCTATAAACAGTCTCATGTAGATCTAGACTAATTACGACTGAATGAGCTTAAAAACTACTAAAATCTTTTCTAGCTTGAAGCAGAACTGGCTTCAAATCCATATACCTCCAAACTAGCTATTGCTCAGTTGGTCCTTTACTCCCTAGACTGTTTCAAGATGGGCTTCCTCACCCCTCGCGTTTAATTAAGATAAGGCAAAATCGAGCAGCTCACAAGAAATTCATTATTCGACAGGACGGATCAAATAATGCTTATGACAGCATTTCTCTGCCGAAACACCTATGCCCAGTGTGGAAAACAACAGAAATGTACGAGAAGGCTTTACCTTTAGGCGCCATTGGTGGACGAGAAGATCCTACCTACAGAGCAGCAGCAATCTGGACAAAGATCGACCACTGAATTAGCAGAGCATTCGAAGCAATGATGCTCGACTGACCGTCTAAGATCACAGAATCAAACAAAAATCAACCGAAAAAGACATCCCGACTACGGAATCAATCTCATTCGGAGTACCGAAGAATTATCATTCAAATCAAAACTCAGTCACGGAGAGAGATTACGAAACAGCAACATATAAGATGGATGAACAGAGAGTGGAGATGAAGCGAGAGCTGAGACGAACCTGACGTGGCAGAGATCAGTGGACAGTCGGCGGCTGCGAGCTCTTAGGGTTTTAAGGGGGAGAAGAAGGTGAACCCTTCTACTTAGCACCGGTCTAAATTACGATTGTATCCTCTCTTCGCATGTTGAGCTCGGCCCTATGTGAAGGCCCATTATTTTGGCCCAGACATTGTAGTCCCAATAGTGCTCccttttatgttattttattttattttattttaaagggGTATTTACCCAAAATGGCGcatggtttacccgttttgtcatatctattatatgattttttttgtcaaatctattccatggtttactttttgtatcaaatctatcccggcgttatttTTTCCCTCGACATCTAATGGCCGTACTGACGTtgcgcctacgtggcaagtgtggcccactatctctccacgtgccacgtcagcacggccgttagatgtcgactgaaaagataacgccgggatagatttgatacaaaaagtaaacatgagatagatttgacaaaaaaaaagtataggatagatttaataaaacggacaaatcatgtaccattttaggtaaaaacccatATTTTAAAGCCTTAGCTTGATTTTCGACAAATAATTTTGTGTTATTTTAAGTCATTTGTTTCACATGAttgattttttcatttatttttagaacATAATATACCCTAAATtactattttcttatattcgGTCAAGTAATTATCTTGCAATTTGACCATCAAATTAAATTCAGCAAATCAGTCTTCGGATAATTACCTTGCAGTTTAACCATTGAATTATCTTGCAATTTGGAGTACTCTTTCATATCGAACCTTGTTTTGGCTTCATCGGAAGTGATACATTACATGTTTCGTATTATTTCAAATGCTTGTTTACAACAATTGTCTAAGATCGCCTTTGGAACAAAGGAATAAGAAGTTCAATCCTTGAATAGTGTAGGATGCTATTTTGTAACACGGTTTATTTTCTATTCCAAGTAAATAGGTAATTTGGTTCATGATTTACAGATATTACGTCAATTGGGTCCCTAACTTGtttattatatcaatttggtccattgaTTTGTTAATTTGGTCCTTGTTACATCATTTTGGTTCCTCAATGAAGAAAATTGCATCATGTAGGTCATTTGGTTGCATCAAATTAGTTCTTTGTCACATCAGTGAGGTCCTTCATGGCATTTCGTTGATTGTAGGTTCTGACATTGTTAAATGAAATGTCATTGTTACATCACTTTGGTCTAACGTTACATCAAATAAacctttcttcattttctgttttcttttctcaaaaaaaaaggaagaaaaagaagaagaagaacagtgGGGGAGCTTCGATAGGGTCCGTCAGTGATCTCCCTCCATGCGAGGTCTTTGGAGAGTAATCTTGGAGGTCGTCCGTGGGGGAGGCTCACCGGAGCTCCACCACTAGCGACCTCCTTGAACCCTCCAGTGACCTCGCCTTGAGTGGAGGTCGTCGATGGGGGAGCCCCACTAAATTTCctgttctctctcttttcgaAGAGAGGGAGCAGATGGGAGAGCTCcccttaaaaagaaaatgacatCATTATTTAAAATGGCGTCATATTGAGTTTAAAAAATGATGTTTTGAGTAATGGACTCAAACGATGtagttttcttatttttgtttttttaggAGAACCTCGATTGAAACTCCCCCTCTTCCCTCTCAAAGGGTACAAAGGGGGAGATTCAGTGAGTGCTCTCTTGCCTGTGACCTCCCCACAAAGCGAGGTCGTCGGTGGGAGAGCCCCACCGCAGCTCCCCCCATTTCCCTGGAAAGAGGGGAGCTAGAGTGGGGCTCCCCCACTgttgtttctttttctatttctttttctccttccttttgggtgaaaaaaggaaaataaatatactgACTTGAAAGATATAACTGACGTAACCATAAACACAATGAGAAAAGTTATATCATTCGGCTCATCAGTTACATCAAATAGATTCTTTCACACTTTACGGCCGGTTTAACACCTGATTATATTCCAAGTTCAGCATCTTTTGCTACAAAGGAAAGAGTGACCAGAAACATTCATCAATAGGTGACAACCGACTATGGATTTAACATGGAATCAGAGGTGTAGGATTAACAACCGGTGTCGAAATAAATAGCAACTTTTTCAATAATGACAGCCCGAAATTCAATGTAACTGATCGGAGGTGACTCATTGGTCATAACATGAACCCGGTCCATTTGGCTGAGTCCGAGCATAGAAGTTCGTGACTGGGGCAGCTTGAACTCCTCTCCTGTTCAAGAGGCATCGGAAATATTGCAGCCGAGGCAATGCGGTGGCATTCACATTCCTTGTCGGGGTGGAGTCCTTCGTGCTCCACAGCCGCTCTGTGTAGAAATGAAAGGAGTTCTCAGTCTCGTCATTCAATTGCATTTGGTGCTGTGATTTACATATTCTGCTATGAGTGCAAGGACTCTTTATACATGAATTCCCCATTAACATGTAACTTATTCCTGTGATTTTTGGGAAATTGGAAGTACTGCTGAGTGAACTTATTCGAGAAACTGCCAAACTTTCCCAATTTTTCAGCACCAAACAGGGCAGTTCGTGGGCTTACCTGCTGCTGCAGCAGCTCGAGGCCATATTGTTTGCTGGACATTCGACGTATCAACTGTTTCTCCCCACATGCAAACCTCACCCCCAATTACAAGTTCTTGCTTTGGAGGATCACGTATTCCTTCCAGGGGCTCGGCAGTGTAGACATTATCCCAAGGCACATCCAAATGGTCGAGATACCAAACACCCTGATTGCTGTATATGCATTTAAAACCTTTGGCAACAGCTTTGGGGCAGACACCGGGTCCCAACCTACAACATAACCGGAAATGATTCAAGTCCAAGCTTCTTGGTCATTTCTTGTCATGAAAATAAGTGAAACAAAAGACCTCACCAGTTGTGTACTACAGTCTTCGGGTTGAGACTCTCAGGAAAATTATTGAAGGTTTCTTCCCTGAAAATAAAGATGCAAGTAAGTACTGCCATGGTTCAGACGGGAAAACGATTCAGCATCTTATATTTAATCAATTAGAAAATgctatttattaaaaaaaaaaataaaataaatatatatatatatatatatgcgtgtgTGTGTATGCCGAGATGAGATACTTTAAGccttaagaaaaagaaaagaaaagaaaagaaaaacaatccGCTCAGTACTGATGTCTAAATGCAGTC from Punica granatum isolate Tunisia-2019 chromosome 2, ASM765513v2, whole genome shotgun sequence includes the following:
- the LOC116197407 gene encoding psbP-like protein 1, chloroplastic, which gives rise to MVSLQNSPSIHRFPNSFPQLAPQKHGTVHCGRRGAPPLIVRAEQVSFSASTSNSPDRTGRRQVLMIGVIAPCISLIGPSSTSFAAENKKGYIPVSDRKDGYEFLYPFGWQEVVIDGQDKVFKDVIEPLESVSVNMIPTSKQDIKDFGPPQQVAETLIKKVLAPPSQKTKLIAATEHDVEGKTYYTFEFIAQAPNYTRHALSTISIGNGKFYTLTTGANERRWDKMKEKLQTVVDSFKVFNV
- the LOC116197408 gene encoding 60S ribosomal protein L23A — its product is MAPKADATKKADPKAQALKAAKAVKSGAPTFKKKAKKIRTSVTFHRPRTLKKERNPKYPRISAPPRNKLDHYQILKYPLTTESAMKKIEDNNTLVFIVDIRADKKKIKDAVKKMYDIQTKKVNTLIRPDGTKKAYVRLTPDYDALDVANKIGII